In one window of Saprospiraceae bacterium DNA:
- a CDS encoding PKD domain-containing protein, with amino-acid sequence MSIGASYYYQDRKTSLLLKEHFDNHGYWFQTPMLSDDDADGLRFASALQSLFDETWNGAFSEVFLANFTSSDEDNFWSMAYSLFFNRDPQLMFVGNAVNSNYSHMVVATSFEFVGDEVHIQIYDPNYPDNLGLMKYNLIENKFLPYVSAENAQAIEENRYYEFRKIFHIPLSTVVSKKQVDALFLKTGDHSIAKELFPSYEVYANPIDVRFQKIKLQEAFNGEINNLPFDEFFITVEADETADTIRFSEILHYLNPQTKEWDVQDPAESLKLLQPTDNLIGVNIMGERFNNSDMWIGFHYYKIEVQKIWLEADQTEFSVGEEVQFYVRSNGTIPDGARLLWDFGNGNKKTVYNDTLMSYKYSMPGDYTVNVEVYDVVNSRDFGKANIKVQVKEDNYERLDILFVGNKAGDKPFYFDDGHYEGTLSYSNVPAFYALPILNWNGLKFIAEFDYGDATIFYKQKLEGQISADLKQLIALKGYYYWENDQAIYESNVEFKNLPISERNSEQMNIDVSGISAQQHFVNTSAILKTKLPNGNVVPKYSLVNIDWAKARIYAQFTKD; translated from the coding sequence ATGTCAATAGGAGCATCATATTATTATCAAGACCGAAAGACCAGTTTGCTACTAAAAGAACATTTTGATAACCATGGTTATTGGTTTCAGACTCCAATGCTTTCTGACGATGATGCGGATGGACTTCGGTTTGCAAGTGCACTGCAATCTCTATTCGATGAAACTTGGAATGGTGCATTTTCAGAAGTGTTTTTGGCAAATTTTACAAGTTCGGATGAAGATAATTTTTGGAGTATGGCTTATTCATTATTTTTTAATCGGGATCCTCAATTAATGTTTGTTGGGAATGCAGTGAATTCAAATTATTCACATATGGTTGTTGCAACATCATTTGAATTTGTAGGAGATGAAGTCCATATTCAGATTTACGATCCAAATTATCCTGATAATCTTGGTTTAATGAAATACAATTTGATTGAAAATAAATTTTTACCCTATGTGTCAGCAGAAAACGCCCAGGCTATTGAAGAAAATCGTTATTATGAATTTAGAAAAATATTTCATATCCCACTTTCTACAGTTGTTTCTAAGAAACAAGTGGACGCATTGTTTTTAAAAACAGGAGATCACAGCATTGCAAAAGAATTATTTCCAAGCTATGAAGTTTATGCAAATCCAATAGATGTTCGGTTTCAAAAAATTAAACTGCAGGAAGCATTTAATGGAGAAATAAATAATTTGCCATTTGATGAATTTTTTATCACAGTTGAAGCTGATGAAACAGCCGATACTATAAGATTTTCTGAAATTCTTCACTATCTCAATCCACAAACAAAAGAATGGGATGTACAAGACCCGGCAGAATCTCTAAAACTTCTTCAGCCGACCGATAATTTAATTGGCGTAAATATTATGGGCGAACGTTTTAATAATTCTGATATGTGGATTGGTTTCCATTATTATAAAATTGAAGTGCAGAAAATTTGGCTGGAAGCAGATCAAACGGAATTTTCTGTAGGTGAAGAGGTGCAATTTTATGTCAGGTCTAATGGAACCATACCAGATGGAGCCCGATTATTATGGGATTTTGGAAATGGTAATAAAAAAACAGTTTATAACGATACTTTGATGTCATATAAATATTCGATGCCAGGTGATTACACTGTGAATGTTGAAGTTTATGATGTGGTCAATTCAAGGGACTTTGGAAAAGCAAACATTAAAGTACAGGTGAAAGAAGATAATTATGAGCGACTTGATATTTTATTTGTTGGAAATAAAGCAGGTGATAAGCCATTTTATTTTGATGATGGACATTATGAGGGCACATTAAGCTATTCTAATGTACCAGCGTTTTATGCACTTCCCATATTGAATTGGAATGGGTTAAAATTTATTGCCGAATTTGATTATGGAGATGCAACAATTTTTTACAAACAGAAATTAGAGGGACAAATATCAGCAGATCTGAAGCAGCTAATTGCATTAAAAGGATACTATTACTGGGAAAATGATCAAGCTATCTATGAAAGTAATGTGGAGTTTAAAAATTTGCCTATATCTGAAAGAAATTCTGAGCAAATGAACATCGATGTCAGCGGAATTTCAGCTCAACAGCATTTTGTGAATACTTCCGCTATTCTAAAAACAAAGCTACCCAATGGTAATGTCGTACCTAAATATAGTCTTGTTAATATTGATTGGGCGAAAGCCAGGATTTATGCACAGTTTACAAAAGATTAA
- a CDS encoding four helix bundle protein — translation MFDFEKLEIYQLIKSTNQKVLKYIFAGSLNDKYLIDELKRATLSIQLNLAEGTGRFSPKEKKHFFTVSRSSAFECVAILDVLKGMKMIDDDLFDDFYQSYEQISKMLLGMYRNVKED, via the coding sequence ATGTTTGATTTTGAGAAGTTAGAAATTTATCAGCTCATCAAGAGTACCAACCAAAAGGTATTAAAGTATATCTTTGCCGGCTCGTTGAATGATAAATACCTGATTGACGAACTTAAAAGGGCAACTTTAAGCATTCAGCTGAACCTTGCAGAGGGCACGGGTCGTTTTAGTCCAAAGGAAAAAAAACATTTTTTTACTGTCTCCAGATCGTCAGCTTTTGAGTGTGTGGCAATTCTGGATGTGCTGAAAGGAATGAAAATGATAGATGATGATTTGTTTGACGATTTTTATCAGTCTTACGAACAGATTTCTAAGATGTTGCTGGGAATGTACCGCAATGTAAAAGAGGATTGA
- the dnaA gene encoding chromosomal replication initiator protein DnaA — protein sequence MKTTLQHSTTDPIVVWNNILDLIRNAVTKDNFRKWFEPIVPIRLVGHALTIQVPNKFFYEWIESNFLTLLRNSVRKELGDQGKLEYQILVEDHNKPGFHKKQSKSEKEGLNDPGAIANPFVIPGIRKLKIDSNLSPKYSFENFIEGSCNRVARQAGLHITQKPGNMFNPLVIYGSVGLGKTHLVQAIGNGVLQNFPEKNIIYTNAEKFTNQFILAVKNNSVSEFSNFYQNLDVLLLDDIQFFAGKSGTQEIFFHLFNQLHQSGKQIVLSSDRPPKDLQDIEERLVSRFKWGLSADLSSPDFETRMAILLAKLDQNQQHLPENVMEYLCQNIKSNIRELEGALVSMIAQSSLNFKKIDLELAKEVVHSFVNQVNQELSVETIAKIVADQYKIPIERLVGKGRQRHVVLARQMAMYFSKQMTQKSLKQIGEFFGGKDHATVLYSCNMAKYLLDSDPIFTEIAEVVQKKIHKSQRIK from the coding sequence TTGAAAACAACTTTACAACATAGCACCACCGATCCCATTGTGGTCTGGAATAATATTCTCGACCTCATCCGGAATGCTGTGACCAAAGATAATTTTAGAAAGTGGTTTGAACCGATTGTTCCCATCCGGTTAGTGGGTCATGCGTTGACCATTCAGGTTCCCAATAAATTTTTTTACGAATGGATTGAAAGCAATTTTTTGACTTTACTCCGCAATTCAGTTCGCAAGGAATTGGGAGATCAGGGGAAATTGGAGTATCAGATTTTGGTTGAAGATCATAACAAACCGGGCTTTCATAAAAAACAATCAAAATCGGAGAAGGAAGGATTGAATGATCCGGGAGCCATTGCTAATCCGTTTGTCATTCCGGGGATCAGAAAACTAAAGATCGATTCGAACTTGTCTCCAAAATACAGTTTCGAAAATTTCATCGAAGGAAGTTGTAATCGGGTAGCAAGGCAGGCTGGACTGCACATCACTCAGAAACCAGGCAATATGTTTAATCCGCTGGTCATTTACGGATCGGTGGGATTGGGAAAGACCCATTTGGTACAAGCTATTGGAAACGGAGTATTGCAAAATTTTCCAGAAAAGAATATCATTTATACGAATGCTGAAAAATTTACAAATCAGTTTATTCTTGCTGTAAAGAACAATAGTGTATCTGAGTTCTCCAATTTTTATCAGAACCTCGATGTTTTACTGCTTGACGATATTCAATTTTTTGCCGGAAAATCCGGAACTCAGGAAATCTTTTTCCATTTGTTCAACCAGTTGCATCAGAGTGGTAAACAGATCGTATTGAGTTCTGACCGGCCTCCTAAAGATCTTCAGGATATCGAAGAGCGCCTCGTAAGCAGATTCAAATGGGGATTAAGTGCTGACCTTAGTTCGCCTGATTTTGAAACCAGGATGGCTATTTTGCTGGCCAAGTTGGATCAAAACCAACAGCATCTTCCCGAAAATGTTATGGAGTATCTGTGTCAGAATATCAAATCCAATATTCGCGAACTCGAAGGGGCATTGGTGTCTATGATTGCCCAATCTTCCTTGAATTTCAAGAAAATTGATCTGGAGCTTGCCAAAGAAGTGGTTCACAGTTTTGTGAACCAGGTCAACCAGGAATTGTCGGTCGAGACCATTGCTAAAATTGTTGCTGATCAATATAAAATACCCATCGAAAGGCTGGTTGGTAAGGGGCGGCAGCGGCATGTGGTTCTTGCCAGACAAATGGCCATGTATTTTTCAAAACAAATGACTCAGAAATCATTAAAACAAATAGGAGAATTTTTTGGAGGAAAAGATCACGCAACCGTGCTTTATTCCTGCAATATGGCCAAATACCTGTTAGATTCTGACCCGATTTTCACAGAAATTGCCGAAGTCGTACAAAAGAAGATCCATAAAAGCCAAAGGATAAAATAG
- a CDS encoding menaquinone biosynthesis protein, with protein sequence MYKLASVKYLNSLPFSYALDRLEQRGLLNWERALPSECAGLLKNDFVDIALLPVGALCDFEKLYGITPYCIGSNSAVKTVRLFSNYKFDEIEQIVLSDASRTSNILLKILVENYWKWNGILIKNNKDQEIRLKTARVIIGDEVFVSEHQYKYSMDLGLEWNKFTGLPFVFAIWVSKFKIDEVFETALTQAFAEDLNYFLVNEDFNQYNIPAEILSSYFKDCISYDLTEQKRKAIEAFLKLAGFRNPMQN encoded by the coding sequence ATGTACAAACTGGCTTCTGTAAAATATCTGAATTCCCTCCCTTTCAGTTATGCATTGGATCGATTGGAGCAAAGAGGTTTATTGAATTGGGAGCGCGCACTTCCATCCGAATGCGCAGGTTTATTGAAAAATGATTTTGTAGATATTGCATTGCTACCTGTGGGTGCACTTTGCGATTTTGAAAAATTATACGGCATTACACCCTATTGTATTGGTTCGAATTCTGCTGTGAAGACTGTCAGACTTTTTAGTAATTATAAATTTGATGAAATTGAACAAATTGTACTGAGCGATGCATCGCGCACTTCCAATATTTTGCTTAAAATTCTCGTAGAGAATTATTGGAAATGGAACGGGATTCTTATAAAAAATAATAAGGATCAGGAAATTCGATTGAAGACTGCAAGGGTCATTATTGGCGATGAAGTTTTTGTATCTGAGCATCAGTATAAGTATTCTATGGATCTTGGATTAGAATGGAATAAATTTACAGGACTGCCTTTTGTGTTTGCGATTTGGGTTTCCAAATTCAAAATTGATGAAGTATTTGAAACTGCATTAACTCAGGCTTTCGCTGAAGACTTGAACTATTTTTTAGTTAACGAAGATTTTAACCAATACAACATACCTGCCGAAATATTGAGCTCTTACTTTAAAGATTGCATTTCCTACGATTTGACTGAACAAAAGCGAAAAGCGATCGAAGCGTTTTTGAAATTGGCGGGATTCCGGAATCCAATGCAGAATTGA
- a CDS encoding histidine phosphatase family protein — translation MDKLLYILRHGETDYNLSGIVQGRSINSHLNETGNSQALSFFNEYKHITFDRLWASTQVRTYQTIAAFEREDLSVVRDERIDEICWGEHEGKCGEPELMEKYHRIIRSWSNGIYSDKPEGGESAWDLGVRIQSFLDHVQAENFTTALIATHGRTLRAMMCLIGSQPLSSMEMIGHQNTCLYIVGWNRRGWKILSENNCDHLQPKILI, via the coding sequence ATGGATAAATTACTTTATATATTGAGACATGGCGAAACAGATTATAATTTGTCTGGCATAGTACAAGGCCGAAGCATAAACTCGCATTTGAATGAAACAGGAAATTCTCAAGCCTTGTCTTTTTTTAATGAATACAAACATATTACATTTGACAGGTTATGGGCTTCTACTCAAGTGAGAACCTATCAAACAATTGCGGCATTTGAAAGAGAAGATCTGTCTGTTGTAAGGGATGAACGCATTGATGAAATTTGCTGGGGTGAACACGAAGGAAAATGCGGTGAGCCCGAACTGATGGAAAAATACCACCGCATCATTCGATCATGGTCCAACGGAATTTACAGCGATAAACCCGAAGGAGGTGAATCCGCATGGGATTTGGGAGTTCGCATCCAATCATTTCTGGATCATGTTCAGGCAGAAAATTTTACAACTGCATTGATTGCAACGCATGGCAGAACACTCAGAGCTATGATGTGTTTGATAGGGAGTCAGCCCTTGAGTTCTATGGAAATGATAGGCCATCAAAATACTTGTTTATATATCGTAGGTTGGAACCGGAGAGGTTGGAAAATACTTTCTGAGAATAATTGCGATCATCTTCAGCCCAAGATTCTGATTTGA
- the mqnE gene encoding aminofutalosine synthase MqnE, translating into MQIKLESIGDKVLAGSRISPEECLALFECDDLSYLAMLANSVREAKHGDKTYFNRNFHIEPTNVCLYTCSFCSYSRLIKKREEGWEYSLEEMMDQFKSFDSKPVTEVHIVGGVMPKYDLEFYINFFQAIKKHRPEIHIKALTPVEYHYIFKKAKVDYAEGLKMIKEAGVDSMPGGGAEIFDEEIRKKIAGGKCSSDEWLSIHRIWHALGMKSNATILYGHIETYAHRVDHMQRLRELQDQTMGFQTFIPLKFRNKNNEMSHLEEVSLMDDLKNYAVSRIFLDNFDHIKSYWPMLGRDYAQLSLAFGVDDIDGTIDDSTKIYSMAGSEEQNPNMTTDEIVNLILQVNRRAIERDSIYNELKEFTSADIAGPSAMKYYALPVQS; encoded by the coding sequence ATGCAGATCAAACTTGAAAGCATTGGTGATAAGGTATTGGCCGGATCGAGGATCAGCCCCGAAGAATGTTTGGCATTATTCGAATGCGATGATCTGAGTTATCTGGCGATGCTCGCGAATTCGGTCCGTGAGGCGAAACATGGCGACAAAACCTATTTTAACCGGAATTTCCATATTGAGCCCACAAATGTTTGCCTTTACACCTGTAGTTTCTGTTCCTATTCCAGATTGATAAAGAAAAGAGAAGAAGGGTGGGAGTACAGCTTGGAAGAAATGATGGATCAATTTAAATCTTTTGATTCCAAGCCCGTGACCGAGGTCCATATTGTCGGCGGGGTCATGCCAAAATACGACCTTGAATTTTACATCAATTTTTTTCAGGCTATTAAAAAACATCGCCCTGAAATTCATATAAAAGCTTTAACTCCTGTTGAATACCATTATATTTTTAAGAAGGCTAAAGTGGATTATGCCGAAGGACTCAAGATGATCAAAGAAGCCGGTGTGGACTCCATGCCGGGAGGAGGTGCAGAGATTTTTGACGAAGAGATCCGGAAGAAAATTGCAGGTGGGAAGTGTTCTTCAGATGAATGGCTTTCCATTCACCGGATCTGGCATGCATTAGGAATGAAATCAAATGCCACTATTTTATATGGTCATATAGAGACTTATGCACATCGCGTCGATCATATGCAACGCTTACGCGAACTTCAAGATCAAACCATGGGCTTTCAAACATTCATTCCATTAAAATTCAGAAATAAAAACAACGAGATGTCTCATCTGGAAGAAGTTAGTTTGATGGATGATTTAAAAAATTATGCAGTTTCACGGATATTTCTCGATAATTTTGATCATATCAAATCCTATTGGCCCATGCTTGGAAGAGATTATGCACAGTTATCTTTAGCATTTGGAGTGGACGATATAGACGGTACGATAGATGATTCCACGAAAATTTATTCAATGGCAGGTTCAGAAGAACAAAATCCAAACATGACCACGGACGAAATTGTCAATTTGATCTTGCAGGTTAACAGACGGGCTATTGAACGCGATTCAATTTACAATGAACTTAAAGAGTTTACTTCGGCGGACATTGCAGGACCATCGGCAATGAAATATTATGCCTTGCCTGTACAATCATAA
- a CDS encoding glycosyltransferase family 2 protein → MLSILIPTFRSDVRALVAALHRQAMNLNVPFEIIVLDDASGEPWNQLNGSIQTWDHCILKTNTSNVGRAAARNILAHAANYPWLIYLDADVQIKNPSFLLRYLEVIQTSTAKVIYGSCTYPLEKPKDPAYRLHWMYGTKIENPDVRFRKLDPYKTFHTVNFAVEKKILLEFPFYNVITTYGYEDQLWASVLKLQKIDILHIDNPVVHLGIHPTRQFLRNTVSAVRNLIRINKYNPVQMQTSLSKVGGFLLKFRLDRLVFFLYKKFEKKIIKNLRSENPNLLHLQTFKLGIYLRFWNKS, encoded by the coding sequence GTGCTTTCAATACTGATCCCCACTTTTCGTAGCGATGTTCGGGCGCTGGTAGCAGCTTTGCACCGTCAAGCCATGAATTTGAATGTTCCGTTCGAGATCATTGTATTAGACGATGCATCGGGAGAACCCTGGAATCAATTAAACGGGTCGATCCAGACCTGGGATCATTGTATCCTGAAAACCAATACTTCAAATGTCGGCCGGGCAGCTGCAAGAAATATACTTGCACATGCCGCAAATTATCCCTGGTTGATTTATCTCGATGCGGATGTGCAGATTAAAAATCCGAGTTTTCTACTCAGGTATCTGGAAGTCATACAAACCAGCACGGCAAAAGTTATCTATGGCTCATGCACGTATCCTTTAGAAAAACCCAAAGACCCCGCCTACAGATTGCACTGGATGTATGGAACTAAAATTGAAAACCCGGATGTTCGTTTTAGAAAACTGGATCCTTACAAAACTTTTCACACGGTAAATTTTGCAGTAGAGAAAAAAATTCTTCTCGAATTTCCTTTTTACAATGTTATTACAACTTATGGCTATGAAGATCAGTTGTGGGCATCTGTTTTAAAACTACAAAAAATTGACATTCTTCACATCGACAACCCGGTCGTCCATCTGGGTATTCATCCTACGCGTCAGTTTTTAAGAAACACGGTTTCAGCAGTAAGAAATCTGATTCGCATCAACAAATACAATCCTGTTCAAATGCAGACCAGCTTATCCAAAGTGGGTGGTTTCCTATTGAAATTTCGTTTGGATCGATTGGTTTTCTTCCTCTACAAAAAGTTTGAGAAAAAAATAATAAAGAATCTGCGCAGTGAAAATCCAAATCTTTTACACCTCCAGACATTTAAACTCGGAATCTATCTTCGGTTTTGGAACAAAAGTTAA
- a CDS encoding TonB-dependent receptor, producing the protein MKPKKNILHNILMYLCFVISISQQLNAQNTLIGVLKDAKSGEPLIGATVLIKGTAQGTTTDFNGQFLLKFDQALPVTLECRYSGYASKMIEMSATSKNLIIEMEEESVMIDVVEISGQRISDKQKSSPLTVESMDLIAIRETPSASFYDGLGSLKDVDLTTASLGFTIINTRGFNSTSPVRSLQIIDGVDNQSPGLNFSLGNFLGSCELDVNKVDLIVGASSAFYGPNAFNGVISMETKNPFIQKGLSFQLKAGERNLLDACLRWADAFKNKNGQEFFAYKLNLFYLTANDWEADNKDAVYNSISSIDNPGGYDAVNTYGDEYQAEFDYRNAIITYPGLNIFHRRGYREKDLVDYKSTNFKTNAAFHFRLKPSLSYASPELILSSSAGGGSTVYQGDNRYSLKNISFFQHRIELQKREKYFLRFYATHENSGDSYDPYFTALKLQQAASDNFNWVTAYSNYWTLNVVPKINSKDGYPKILDYLGRPNEYKAAVNTFLFGLQDSLSYWQSLAQIFANTGNSQLRTNSYFEPGTADFQREFDDITSRISFSEGGTKFYDRSALVHGHGEYIFTDLVQSSGINDLDVVIGASGRMYYPDSKGSILLDTGTANINTYEYGFYAGSNLSFLNNNMRFNFTGRIDKHENFEYLFSPAASIVYQPSKNNYFRISFSSAIRNPTLSDQYLHYNVGRAVLLGNINGINDLITVNSFVDFLNSGIRDTLEYFNVPAIRPEKVKTIEIGYRSTLFNCLYADLGYYYSKYEDFIGYQIGIDAFIPQGSALPTSVQAYRVSANARDKVTTQGFSVGLNYFFNQLYQLKGNYSWNVLNTQTDDPIIPAFNTPEHKYNVGLSGRDLEILGIKNLGFSINYKWIKGFIFEGSPQFTGFIPTYSLTDAQLNWNWKSQNTTFKIGASNVFNQKSYQTYGGPLIGRLAYISILYELRKN; encoded by the coding sequence ATGAAACCAAAAAAGAACATATTGCATAATATTTTAATGTATTTATGTTTTGTTATCAGTATTTCACAACAATTAAATGCCCAAAATACCCTGATCGGCGTACTAAAAGATGCGAAATCAGGTGAGCCTCTAATAGGAGCGACTGTTCTGATCAAAGGAACGGCCCAGGGCACTACAACGGATTTCAATGGACAGTTTCTATTAAAATTTGATCAAGCCTTGCCAGTTACTCTCGAATGCCGGTATAGCGGATATGCGTCAAAAATGATTGAGATGTCTGCCACATCCAAAAACCTGATTATTGAGATGGAAGAGGAGAGTGTCATGATCGATGTTGTTGAAATCAGCGGACAGCGCATCAGCGACAAACAAAAATCATCTCCCCTGACGGTTGAATCCATGGATCTCATAGCCATCCGTGAAACTCCAAGTGCAAGTTTTTACGATGGCCTGGGTTCTCTGAAGGACGTAGATCTGACAACGGCAAGCCTTGGATTCACGATTATAAATACACGAGGCTTTAACAGTACCAGTCCGGTGCGCTCCCTTCAAATCATCGATGGTGTCGACAATCAATCTCCCGGACTCAATTTTTCTTTGGGAAATTTTCTGGGCTCTTGCGAACTGGATGTAAATAAAGTTGATCTCATCGTGGGCGCCAGTTCGGCTTTTTACGGTCCCAACGCGTTCAATGGGGTAATAAGTATGGAAACCAAAAACCCCTTTATCCAAAAAGGATTGAGTTTTCAACTCAAAGCCGGTGAACGAAATTTATTAGATGCCTGTTTGAGGTGGGCCGATGCTTTTAAAAATAAAAACGGACAGGAATTCTTTGCTTATAAATTGAATTTATTTTATTTGACCGCCAATGATTGGGAAGCTGATAACAAGGATGCGGTTTACAATTCAATTTCATCCATCGACAATCCCGGTGGATACGATGCCGTCAATACCTATGGCGATGAATATCAGGCCGAGTTTGATTACCGGAATGCAATCATTACATATCCCGGACTAAATATTTTTCACAGAAGAGGATACCGGGAAAAAGATCTCGTCGACTATAAATCAACCAACTTTAAGACCAATGCTGCGTTTCACTTTAGATTAAAGCCCAGCCTCAGCTATGCCTCCCCCGAACTCATCCTTTCATCAAGCGCTGGAGGAGGATCGACCGTTTACCAGGGTGACAACAGGTACAGTCTGAAAAACATAAGTTTTTTTCAGCACCGAATTGAATTACAAAAAAGAGAAAAATACTTTCTTCGGTTTTATGCTACCCATGAAAATTCAGGCGATTCTTACGATCCCTATTTCACCGCTCTCAAACTCCAACAAGCAGCCAGCGATAATTTTAATTGGGTAACAGCATACAGCAATTACTGGACTTTAAACGTGGTTCCTAAAATAAATTCTAAAGACGGATATCCTAAAATTCTGGATTATCTGGGTCGTCCCAATGAATACAAGGCTGCTGTCAATACATTTTTGTTTGGTTTGCAGGACTCCCTTAGCTATTGGCAAAGTCTTGCACAGATATTTGCTAATACAGGAAATTCACAATTGCGAACCAACTCTTATTTTGAACCGGGCACAGCAGATTTTCAACGGGAATTCGACGACATTACTTCCCGGATTTCCTTTTCTGAAGGAGGCACAAAATTTTACGACAGATCCGCACTGGTGCACGGGCACGGTGAATATATTTTTACAGACCTGGTCCAATCTTCTGGGATCAATGATCTCGATGTAGTGATTGGTGCCAGCGGACGCATGTATTATCCCGATTCAAAGGGTTCCATTTTATTAGACACCGGTACAGCCAACATCAATACTTACGAATATGGTTTTTATGCCGGCTCCAACCTGAGTTTCCTGAACAACAACATGCGTTTTAACTTTACCGGAAGAATTGACAAACACGAGAATTTTGAATATTTATTTTCTCCGGCGGCCTCAATTGTTTACCAACCATCCAAAAACAATTATTTCAGAATTTCTTTTTCATCGGCCATTCGCAATCCCACCCTCTCCGACCAATATCTTCACTACAATGTAGGACGTGCCGTATTACTAGGAAATATCAATGGGATCAACGATTTAATTACTGTAAACTCATTTGTCGATTTTCTGAATAGTGGAATACGCGACACACTCGAATATTTCAATGTTCCGGCAATCAGACCAGAGAAAGTTAAAACCATTGAGATCGGATACCGTTCGACTTTATTCAATTGCCTTTATGCTGATTTGGGTTATTACTATAGCAAGTACGAAGATTTTATTGGATATCAAATCGGCATTGATGCATTTATTCCACAGGGCAGCGCACTTCCCACCAGCGTTCAGGCATACCGCGTGAGTGCGAATGCGCGTGACAAAGTAACTACCCAAGGCTTTTCAGTTGGATTGAATTATTTTTTTAATCAACTTTATCAACTCAAAGGAAATTACAGCTGGAATGTATTGAACACACAAACAGATGATCCCATTATTCCGGCTTTTAATACACCCGAGCACAAATACAATGTTGGACTCAGCGGAAGGGATCTTGAAATTTTAGGCATTAAAAATTTGGGATTCAGCATCAATTACAAATGGATCAAAGGATTCATTTTTGAAGGTTCTCCTCAGTTTACAGGTTTCATTCCAACTTACAGTCTGACCGACGCACAATTGAACTGGAACTGGAAATCGCAAAATACTACGTTTAAAATCGGAGCGTCCAATGTATTCAATCAAAAAAGTTATCAAACTTATGGCGGACCGCTTATTGGAAGATTAGCATACATCAGCATTCTTTATGAACTCAGAAAAAATTAA